The following nucleotide sequence is from Ignavibacteriales bacterium.
CATCACTGGTTGATGAAAAAGAAATTCAATAAATTTCGGTACGAAACCCCGGAAAAACTTTATCAATTAGAAGAAAAAACAATCGCGATCTTCGTGCCTGCATGGCACGAGCAAGATGTTATTGATAAAATGTTGTTGAATGCATGCCGAACAATTCAATATAAGAATTACGATATTTTTGTGGGAGTTTATCCGAACGATCCCGGAACAATATCAAGAGTTGAATTGGTAAGCAAGCAATATCCGAATGTTCATGCGGTAGTGGCTGATAAACCTGGGCCAACAACAAAAGCGGATAATTTGAATGGTATTCATGCCGGAATGATAAAGTGGGAAAACAAAACCGGCGTAAGATATGATATCATTGTCATGCACGATTCTGAAGATGTCATTCATCCTCTATCATTGAAAATTCATAATGCGCTTATTCCGGAATATGATATGGTGCAGATGCCTGTATTTCCGCTGGATACTAGTCATTTGAATCTTGTTCACTGGACCTATGCCGATGAATTTGCAGAATACCATACCAAAGATTTATTTGTTCGACAGCATTTCAGCGGATTTGTTCCCTCGGCCGGTGTTGGCACTGCATTCAATAGGTGGATTATCGAATTTGTTGGTACCTCGTTCGCGAAGAACATTTTCCGTACGAGCGCTCTTACTGAAGATTATGATCTCGCGTTGCGACTCGCGCTTGGGCGGGCGAATCTTTTATTTACATATAAACCATTCGGTATCGATTGTGCTACCCGCGGATATTTCCCACATTCAATGAGCGCTTCAATAAGACAGAAAAGCAGGTGGATTACCGGTATATGCCTGCAATCATGGCAAACAATCGGTTGGCGGGGAGATGCAAAATTCAGATTTGTTCTTTATCGTGATAGAAAAGCGGTAATTGCGAATATAATTAATTTCTTCGCTTACATTGTAATTCTATATTTAATATCTTACGAAGCGATACGTTTAGGTTTTGCGGCATATCGACAACTGCCACCTATTGTTACTAAAGGAACAATATTGTGGGACCTTGTGGTCATCGATAGTCTATTGATGATCTGGCGAATTATGCATCGGTTTGTTACTGTACGACGCGTATATGGAATCTGGGCGGCAATATTAAGTATTTTCAGATTGCCGATTTCAAATATTATTAATTTCAGCGCAACAGGCAGAGCGTTATATCAATTTACAAAAGCAGCCTTGAGGAAGAAAGAGCTTAAGTGGGAAAAGACAGCGCACCACTTCCCAACTGCGACAGAACATAGTTCTTAAAACTAAAAAATGAATTAATGAAAACAAACTTGAGGGATTTGATGGTCAAGAATTATTCTATCTTATATGTTGATGACGAAGATCAATTACGGTTTTTAGTGCAGAATCAATTAAGTCAGGAAGGTTTTAATGTCGACACCGCAGACGATGGTGATACGGCCTTAGATATGATGAAACAAAAGTCGTATGATGTTGTGTTACTAGATATCAGGATGCCGCGGTTGAACGGACTTGAAGTATTGAAGGAAATGAAAAAGCGGAAAACGAACGCTCGGGCGATAATGCTTACAGGTGTGGATGATCTTGCCGTTGCCCTTGAAGCTGTTAAAAGCGGTGCGATTGATTATCTGACCAAACCTTACGAGTTGGATAATCTTATGAGATCGATTATGCGCGTTATTGGTTAGAGTTAGAATTTGCAGATGCCGGACATTCAGGCGACAGCAAAAGTTTTGGAAAAGCTGTAGATAGTTAGTAATTTGATTTAAGACTTGGGGTCAAGTCCTGCGCAACAAGAAATTTCCGAACCCCGCCAGGTCCGGAAGGAAGCAACGGTAGGAAGTAAATCTTGTGTGACGTAGGGTAGCTTGACCTCTTTTAATTTTATTCCAACCATGAAATAATCTCAAACGATCCTGTCATCGGGTAACTTGGCGGAGAGTTAACTAATAATCGGTTATCGTATTTATAATTTTTCTGAAATCCATGATTGATTGTTGTGCCGCTGTAAGTCCCCACCGGTCCACGTTGATATTGCGTTACCCCGCCATAAAGGTACAAAGTTCCACTAACAGGTCGAGTGTTATAGTTCTCTGCCGTCAAACCGCCTTTCAAACAAAAAATTGCTGCATCAATCCTACAATCGCTGTTATTGGCAGCATTATCTGTTACAAATACGTTATTTTCACTGACGAGTCCCAACATATCATCAGATGCACCTGCTCTTGGATCTGCTTTACAGCGGACATCGTTATCAATATAAATATTCCCAAATCCCAATCCAGAACTAGCCGTAGCACAGACTGTTGCTCTACCGTCGATAGTACCTTGAACGTGAATATTTCCTTTCGCTGCTAATATAACACCATTCGGGGCAAATGAAGACAACGGCTCGGTAGTTACCGTACCGGTAGCAGATGTTTTCCATTTAACGTTTCCATCTTCAAATGTCAGCCATAAATCACCGGTTGCAAAAACCCGGCCTCCTGCTGTTGCAGCCGCCACTACGCCATTAATATTCGCGGGCAGGTCTAAATCAACCCCTTTCTGATAACCACCATAAAATTTTGCTTTACTCTTTGTGGGATTTGTTCCTAACCGAGTTGTAACTTTCCCATAGAAAACAGGAGAATTAGGTGTGGGAATATTTAATTTGGCTTGTGAATGGAGGGGTCCCCAAACTGTATCCTTAGATATCCAATCGATTGCACCTTCGATTTTAGAATAATAAGCGAATTTAGAATATGAGCTCGGTTGAAGCAAAACTCTCACCGTCTCGGCTGAATCGGTGTACGTTCCGATTGCTTCAATTTTTTTCATCTTTGTAAGTGTATCGCGTACGGTAACACTGAATTTACCCCCTGAGAAAGAAATATTTGAATACCCCGCTCTCCATGAGGTGTCTATGAATAATTTATTTGCAGCGATATTCGCGGCACTCGTAGCAATGTTATGAGCTTGAGATTTTTTTTGATAACTGAGATAGTTTTCCACCGCACGGTTTGCCTGCCGATGTAAGTTAGGTGTCACAATTCCAAGTATTAAACTGAAACCTAACACGAGTAATATAGATGCTCTGCCCATATAAATTTTCCTTATCTGTTTTTAAGATTTCTTGCTGCAAGACGCAACTGCCGCCAGAACGCAAATGAATATGTAGTATCGTACGCGTAAGGACTTTCCAGCAATACGGAAAGTTGAATCTCATAGATTGCATTCGGATTACTAATCGGAAAAGGCAATGAATCACCCTGTGCATCGAAGTAAACGAAATCGAATTTTGTGACGCCCAAACTTATACCGCTTCCTCTTCGATTATTGATGTCGCGGAATAGATACATGTCTCTGGGATTCGGAGTACCGGTTAACCCTGATATCGTCCCGATTGAATATTCCAGAGTGTCAACATTTCCGACATTCAATAAATCGGTTTGAAATTTAATATTATGCCTGCCCGCACCAAGAATTGCTTTGGATGGATCAGGAACTTTAGTGTATTCCCTGCAGTATCCTATTCTTCTAAAATCATCTTCAATCATGCGTACTAGTGATACTAAATTTTCCTGGACAGTGAGATCGTTCGTGGTGGTATAATTGGAGTAAACTAACGAACTGTTCATGTGTATTACCATCAACAGCAGAAATCCGGCGATGATGATGGATGATAATATGTCTAATATCGTACTTGAACCCATAACTTTGCTCCTTACCTGAAATACCAATAACTGAAGATATATTCGGCGCTCACTGTATCTTTCATTTGCGGACTCGTCACCTGAACGCTTAGTTTTTTATGCCATGTAGGAGATGCTTGCGCAACATTTGGATTCAACGGATCGATATAAAATACACGGCAAGATATGTTGAACATTCCACTTAAAGTGTCTGGAGTAACTGTTCTTCGTAGATTGTTGAAGTCATCAAAGTCATTCAATGAATCCGGATAATATTCACCGGTCTCAAGTCCTAATTGCGCTACAGGAGTTAGCTGAGAGGTCGCAGTAGCAATATCTTCATCTGTATTTTTATCGAATGATTTTCCCTGCGCCTCTTCAACAAGTGAGGAAGCGATTGATATCGCTGTTACACCTAATTTTGCCTGAATAACAATCTCATTGCTGTTCCCTAAGCTGCGGTTCATGGAAACTACAACAGTTCCAAGAAGCGCTAAGGCAAACAAAGCAAATATTGTTTGTCCGGTGTTCATATTAACCCCTTAATAAGTTTTCTGCAATTATTTTTTAATCAACGGATGTGATTGAGGCCAGATCTGATGCAATTCCGGCATTAAAATGTACCTTTGCCGGATTTGCCGCTTCTGTTAATCAGACTGCAAGATATTTTAATCCGATTTGCCGGCGTTCTAATTCCTACCGATTAATCAGGACCAATATTTTCATTTGGTAAAATAATCAATGCACATGCTGGCATATCACTAAATCACATGGACATGATAAAATAAATTACGAGAAGACGCAATAGTAAGAGTGAGAACAATCACTTCCGGATAGAGGAAATAACTCCAAACAGTCGGATTATCAAAAAAGATGAATTCTTGCAAAGATGTTAAAAAATTAGTAACTTTAAAAAACAAATACCGAATAATTTCAAAATTTCGGATAATACATAGATAAATTAAATTTAAAATCATTCGCAACAAGTCACTGGTTAACGATGTCGAGCGTCTTTTTATTACGAGTTTTCATTTTAAGCACAAACCGTTTCCTCGCTTCGTTCCACGACTTCGCCGCGGCACTGATCCGTGTGCGTAGTTGCATATTCAATAATTATTCAGACCCTAATGGGCTGGTAGCAGAAAATATTATGTCTATAAGTGGGTCGGAGGAACAAAGTGTCAAACGTAAGAAAAGAAATTATAATCAACGCAACTGCGAACGAGATTCGCATTGCTATCACCGAGGATAAGCGTTTAGCAGAACTCTTCGTTGAAACTCCTGAAAAGGAGCGTATGGTAGGCGATATATATTTAGGCCGTGTGGCTAAGGTAATGCCTGGCATCCGTGCTGCATTTATTGATCTTGGATTAAAGCAAGATGCCTTTCTACATTTTTCAGATATTGGAAGTTCGTTCTCTGAATATTCATCGTTAGTGGGCGATGAAGATTCCGATGTGGATGTTGATGAAGATGGAGACGATACCGAAAATCCTTTAAGCGAAAACGGTTCGACTCCAACAACGGAACTTAAAAACCAACCACAATCGCAACAGCGACAACGACCCCAAAGGAACGATAATTATCAAAAATCTTTACCGGACATCAAGCGCGGTCAGGATATATTAGTACAAGTTACAAAAGAACCGGTTGGTCGCAAGGGTGTTAGAGTAACATCGGAAGTCTCCATACCCGGCAGATTTTTAGTGCTATTGCCTTTCGATGGGAAGATTGGTGTTTCAAAACGGATGCAGAGCTTCAAGGAAAAACGCCGGTTGCGCAGAATCGTTCGCAATTTTCTCCCTGAAGGATTTGGTGCGATCATCCGTACTGTTGCTATGGATCAGGATGAAGCGGCATTAAAAGCGGATATGGATAATCTTCTTTCAACATGGAGGGAGATAGAGAAAAGCGTTAAATCGGAGGAACCGCCTTCACTTCTTTACAAAGACATGGCAACGACTTCCAGTGTTATCCGTGATTTATTTTCTGAATCTGTTGACCGGATAGTAATAGATTCGAAAAAATTGTATAAAGAAATCCGCGCGTACGTTAAAACAGTCTCTCCGGATTGGATCGATAAGATTGAGTTATACAAAGACAAAGAGCCGATCTTCGATGTTTATGGAATAGAAAAAGAAATCGCAACCGTGCTAAGTAGAAAAGTATGGTTGAAGAGCGGTGGATATATAATTATCGAACAAACCGAGGCGATGGTTGTTGTCGACGTGAATAGCGGTCGTTACGCGGCGAAACGCGAACAAGAATTGAATTCACTCCGTACTAATCTCGAATCGGCAAGGGAGATATGCCGTCAGCTTAGATTGAGAGATCTTGGGGGAATTATCGTAATCGATTTCATCGATCTGGATGATGAGAAGAATCGAAAAAAAGTATACGATGAATTGCGTAAAGAATTTAAACGCGATCGTGCAAAAGTTACCGTCTTGCCGATGACTGAAATCGGATTAGTTCAAATCACCCGGCAAAGGATCCGACAAAATATCCTCCATAGTTTCAGCGAACCCTGCCCTGTTTGCGGCGGCGGCGGTCTAATTGAATCTAAATCGAGCATTGTAAATCATATCGAGAGATGGGTACGCAGATTCAAATCAGAATCGCGTGAATACCGACTTAGACTCGCGGTACACCCAACAGTCGCTCAATACCTGAGAGAAGGCACAATAAGTAGGATTACGAAGATGAAATTCAAATATTTTGTTTCAATCAAACTTACAGAAGACACATCAACTCAGGCATCAGAGTTCCATTTCTTTTCCCTAAAGCAAAATAAAGATATTACTGAGCAATTTATTTCATGATTATTAAAGGATATTTTTAATGAAGATATTTATTGACACAGCAAACATTAATGAAATCAAAGAAGCAGCAAGTATGGGATTGTTGGATGGTGTAACCACTAATCCGAGTCTCGTGGCAAAAGAAGGTAAAAAATTTGAAATACTAATCAAAGAAATTTGTTCAATAGTCGATGGTGATATAAGCGCCGAAGTAATATCAACCGATTACGACGGAATGCTGCGTGAAGGTCGTGAGCTTGCAAAACTCGACGATAAAATAGTTGTGAAAATTCCGCTTATCAAGGAAGGTCTGAAAGCAGTTAAAAGTTTGAAAGCCGAAGGCATCCGCACGAATGTAACGTTATGCTTCTCTCCAAATCAGGCGCTTCTTGCTGCAAAAGCAGGCGCATACATCCTTAGTCCGTTCGTTGGACGTTTAGATGATATCAGCACTAACGGAATGGAATTGATATCTCAGATTTTAACTATCTATCGGAATTATGGATTTGATACACAAGTTTTAGTCGCGAGTATCCGTCATCCGTTGCACGTTGTTGAATCTGCCTTGATGGGTGCCGATATTGCAACAATTCCTTTTAACGTATTCACCCAGCTTATCAAACATCCTCTGACAGACATCGGATTAGAAAAATTTCTTTCAGATTGGAAGAAGGTGCCGAGGTAATTATGAAACCAACAGCATTTAATTCGATTCACAAAAAATTGGGAGCTAAGTTAGTGGAATTCGCCGGATTCGAAATGCCTGTTCAGTACACAGGAATTATAGACGAGCATCGTGCGGTTCGCACATCGGTGGGCATTTTCGATGTATCGCACATGGGCGAATTTAAAATCAGCGGTCCGGATGCTCTGGCGCTTGTCCAAAAAGTCACGACAAACGATGCCTCAAAATTGACCGATGGCAAAGTGCAATATTCCGCGATGTGTTATCAGGATGGCGGCATCGTTGACGATCTGCTTGTGTACAGAATGAAGGATCATTTCATGTTCGTTGTAAACGCAGCGAACCTTCAAAAAGATTTTAACTGGATAAAATCCAATATCGATAGTTTCAACGTGCAACTTGAGGATCAAAGTGATGGAATTTCGCTTCTGGCTATTCAAGGCCCTAAGTCGCTTGCTACCCTGCAAAAGTTAACAGGAACCAACCTAGCGGCTATGCCGTATTATTCGTTCGTGTATGGTGAACTGGCAGGTATCGATATGATTATTTCGAGAACCGGTTACACAGGAGAATTGGGTTTTGAATTATATTTTGATTCGTCCATCGCTGTCTCGGAACGCATTTGGAATTCGATCATGGAAGCCGGGAAAGAATTCGGTATCAAACCGATCGGTTTGGGTGCGCGTGATACACTTCGACTTGAAATGGGATTTTGTCTCTACGGCAACGATATTGATCAGACCACCAATCCGCTTGAAGCAGGTCTCGGATGGATAACGAAACTTGATAAAAATAATTTTAATAGCCGTGATGTGCTGTTAGAAGTAAAGAAAAATGGTACCAACCGAAAACTTGTCGGATTTGTGATCGAAGATGATCGTGCTTTTCCGCGTCACGGATATGAAATATTGAGCAACGGCAAAAAGATCGGCACAGTTACAAGCGGAACAGTTTCGCCAATTCTTAGTAATGCAATAGGTATGGGATATGTTTCGATGGAGTTCAGTCAACCCGGATCTGTTTTAAATATTATGATTCGAAATAAAGAGGTTAACGCAAAAGTTGTAAAGATTCCTTTCATACAAAGATGAAGACAAACCTGATAAATAAAAAAATTTCGATTACAGTCCATCTCACACCCGGTAATATTGATGAGATGGAGTTGAAAGACAAGAATTTAATTGTAATAGATGTGTTGCGTGCTAGTACAACAATTGCAACGGCACTGAAAAACGGCGCTAAAGAGATTATGCCCGTTGGTACTATTGAAAACGCGGTGAAAATTTCCGGCAGTTTGTTCGGTGGCGTAACGCTGCGTGCCGGCGAGCGGAATTCAAAAATTATCGAAGGATTCAACCTCGGAAATTCCCCGAAAGAATTCACTGAAGATGTTGTGAAAGGGAAATCAATAATTTTCTTCACCACGAACGGAACCACTGCGATAGGAAAAGGTAAACACGCGAAGAACTTAGTAGTTGCAAGTTTTGTAAACCTTTCGAAAGTTGTACAATATTTCCTCCGCCTGCAGGAGGATATAGTTATTCTCTGTGCGGCAAATGAAAATGTTTTTTGCGTCGAAGATGCCGTATGTGCCGGCAGAATAATAAACAAGATGGCCGATTCTGCAGGTATCGAATTAGTCCTTGATGACGCAGGAGTTGCTTGCGCCATGCTCGATAAAAGTTTCGGTAAAAGCTTGTTGAAAATGCTTAAGAGCACGGAACACGGAAAATATCTCACCGAAATTGGCTTTGCCGATGATCTTAAAATATGTGCCTCATTGGATTCTGTTGAGGTTATTCCGATGCTGGTCGGTAACGTTATCAAACTTCCAAAAGATATAAGCTGAACAATTTTAAATCATCCGAAAATCTGATGAAAGAGTGTTGATGGCTGACCGTGTAAAACAAAACTCGACAGGGATTTCTAAGAAATCCCAGAAGAAACGAACGGCAGACAGGCGCAAACACATTTTCGCGATCATCGGGATGATGATCGGTGTACTTATATTTTTAAGTATACTCGGTTATTCATTCTCCGATGAAGCTATCCTCGATGAGCTTTCCTTCACCGATATATTTCGCTTACCATTCAATTCCTCGGTAAAAGCATTAGCATCCGGTATCAGGAATTGGTTAGGATTATTCGGCGCTTTTACAGCAGATTATTTCATCAATTCTACTGTAGGTTTTGTATCAATCTTATTCCCGCTATTGATTGTTATTTGGTGTTGGGTATTCCTTCGAGCAGCGGAATCTAAGAAACTACTGACCTTGACGAATTATCTTTTTCTCTTTTCACTTTTATTTTCCACAACATTCGGAATTACGAATTTGGTGATCATCGATTTGCCAAAAGAATGGAGCGGCATAGTAGGTGCGTATCTTGCGGATATTTTTGTGAAATTATTGGGAAGAGTCGGTGCTCCTATTGTGGTTGTTACCGCATTTTTTATCACAATCGTTCTTGCAATCGATCTCGATATTCATAAATCTATCGAAAGAATAAAAGTATTGTGGCTGGCTCTCTTCAATCGGAAGGCAAGCGACGGCTCGTTGCCGATACCGTCGGAAGCTGAAACTGAAGTTTCGATCAACAAAAACGAGGAAGAGTTTACTACGGAAATTATCCCACAGGAAGAGGATGAATTAGATAAGATAGTTTCGGAGGAGGAAGAAGAGATTGAAACGGAACAGGAGTTGGAAGAAGAGCAAGATGAACCGCCGATGAAAATCGTTGAAATGGATGATGAACCGGATGCGGAAATTGAATCTGAGGAAGTTAAAATTCCTGAAGCGGTAGAGGATGAAGAAATCGATTATGTTTTTCCTTCAATTGAATTGCTCGATGCTCATCGTCAGGGAGATATTATTCCTGAGGAAGAATTAAAAGCGAACGCTGAATTGGTGCGGGCGAAGTTGGCTAATTTCGGGATTGAAATAGAGAGTGTTAGTGTTACACCCGGACCCGTGGTAACATTGTATGAGCTTGTTCCTGCATCCACAGTGAAAATTAGCCGTATCGTAAATTTATCGGATGACCTTGCGCTTGCGTTGGCTGCTAAAGGGATTCGAATTATGGCGCCAATTCCGGGTAAAAGTGCCGTAGGTGTCGAGATACCAAATAAAAATCCGTCACTCGTTTCTTTGCGATCTGTCTTGAACTCGACGAAGTTCCGGGAGATGAAAGCAAATCTACCCATCGCGCTCGGGAAAACAATTTCGGGTGATGTTTATTCGGACGATTTATCTAAGATGCCTCACTTGTTGATAGCCGGCTCAACCGGTTCAGGGAAAAGTGTGGGGATCAATACATTCCTCGCGAGTCTTTTGTTCCGTCTACATCCTTCCGATGTAAAGTTCGTAATCATCGATCCTAAAAAGATCGAGTTGACACCATACAAAAAATTGAAGAATCATTTCCTCGCGGTCTCACCCGATATCGATGAAGATATAATCACCACACCCGAAAACGCGGTTTTCGTTTTACGCAGCGTGGAACTGGAGATGGAAAAACGTTACGATCGATTGGCAGCCGCCGGCGTGAGAAATATTCAAGATTATAACGAACGGTTGAAAGCAGGGAGATTAAAAAACACCGAGACAATCGTTCATCGTAAAATGCCTTATCTGGTGGTGGTAATTGATGAACTTGCCGATCTCATGATGACCGCCGCACGCGAAGTGGAAGAACCGATTGCGCGCTTGGCGCAAATGGCAAGAGCGGTCGGAGTGCATTTATTATTCGCAACACAGCGCCCGTCGGTGGATGTTATCACCGGCGTGATCAAGGCAAATTTCCCCGCGCGTATCGCTTATCAGGTTGCGACGAAAACTGATTCCCGCACTATTCTTGATATGAACGGTGCCGAACAACTTTTAGGCAGCGGTGATATGATATATATGCCGGCTGGAGGTCAAAAACCATCGCGTATTCAGAATGCTTATGTTTCAACCGATGAAGTTGAACGATTGACCGAACATGTTGGGCGCCAAAAAGGTTATAGCAAACCATTCCAGCTCCCATCAACTCTCGAGCGTAAAAAATCCGGTGCACGTGGTATGTCGGATAGCCGTGATGAATATTTTGAAGAAGCAGCGCGTTTGATAGTCAGGCATCAGCAAGGTTCTGTATCATTGTTGCAGCGCCGGCTGAAAGTCGGATATTCACGAGCCGCCCGATTAGTTGACGAGCTTGAAGCGGCCGGTATCGTGGGACCGTTTGACGGCAGTAAAGCTCGAATGGTTCTTATTGAAGATGAACAGCAACTCGATAGACTTTTTAAGGATATTTTATAATGAAACTTATCTATCTAAATAAAATATTTCGGATTGCAATTCTAACTTTAATTATCATCTCTAATCTGATGGCTGGAGATGATGCAGATAAGATTCTACGAAACATACAGAAGAAATACGAATCATGGAATGATGCCACAATTTCGTTTACACAACAAGTGTTATTCGCTGTAACTAAATCGGAGCAAACGTTTGATGGAAAACTTATTGTAAAAAAAGGGAATAAGTACAGAATTGACCTCGAACAACAATTGATAATCACCGATGGGAAAACCCTTTGGAACGTTAATAAGACTAACAAACAGGTAATGATCGATAATTACCGTGACGATCCGAAATCGATTACACCCGAAAAAATGTTGACCAATATACCGAAAAATTACAACGCGACATTGTTGAATCGCGATGAGGAGGGGGGGGCGGATATTGCGGTTTTAAAATTACTTCCCAAAGAAGAAAGAAGTTCATTCCGTTCGATTAAAATGTGGGTAGACGAAGATAAGTCGGTATTAAAAAAAATCCAGATAATCGACGCGAGTAAAAACACGATAACTTACACAATCAATAATCTATTCATTAACTCCGGCTTAAAAGAAAATTCATTTTCATATCAACCACCTGACGGTTATGAAGTGATAGATTTACGGTGAATGAACCTCCTATAGAAACAACATTTTATGAATCAAAAACTGAAGACATATCTGCAATACGGATTTAGTGTAATACTGACCGGAGTGTTTCTTTATTTTGCTTTCAGGGGAACAGACTTTGCTAGTCTGATCGAAATTTTATCTCGGGCAAATTACTGGTGGGCATTAGCAATGATTCCCATGTTGGTCATAAGCAATCTTTTCAGAGCATGGCGGTGGGAATACTTATTAAGACCGGTTAAGAAGGGGATTCGGTACAGAAATCTTTTTTCATCGATGATGGTTGGTTACATGATGAACAACGTTCTACCTCGTGTGGGTGAGCTTGCGCGTCCGTATGCGATCGGAAAACTCGAAGGTATCTCGCGAAGCTCCGCTCTCGGTACGGTTTTCATCGAACGCATCTTCGATATACTTTCATTCATGGTCGTGATCGCATTAATTCCGTTATTCTATAGCGGTCCTCTCACACAAGTATTTCCGTGGCTTGAAGAAACGGGTATCTGGTTGACGGTAATCTCATTATTATTTCTTCTGATCTTCACCTTCTTGATGATGCGCAGAGATTATGTTGAAAAAATGCTCCGATTCATCACGCGCCACATTTCACCTAAAAAGGGTAAGCTCGTAGAACATATCGCGCATTCATTCCTGGATGGATTTTTATTTTTGAAAGAACCGCGGCATTATTTCATGATCGGAATATTGAGCGTTCTAGTCTGGGTGTTTTATATCATCATGGTATTTCTTCCGTTCTACGCTTTCGGAATGGTTGAGCAATATTCACTCGATCTCGCCTCCGCATTAGTCGTGCAGGCGATCTCAACAATCGGATTCATTCTTCCGACTCCGGGCGGAACCGGTTCTTATCATTATTTCACAATTCAAACGCTTACAAAACTTTATAATGTGAATGAAGAAATAGCACGCAGTTATGCTACCGTTACCCACGCGATCGGTTTTATCGGGACGATGGCGATAGGAATTTATTATTTTATAAAAGATAAATTACATTTCGGAGAAGTTGCCCGGCGTGATATAACAAACGACATGAATTCAACATCCGGCAAATAGACGCGCAAATTTTTAACAATTTAAAACATATTCTCAAACAAAAGGAGATAAATAATGAAATCAATAATCATCACCGTTGCTGCCATCATCATTGGAGCAGCGACACTTTTTGCACAACAATCGAAAGCTACAAAAATGGATCAACCAAAAGGAAACCCGATCGTTATCATGAAAACTTCAATGGGCAGCGTTAAAGTTGAATTATTCGAAGACAAAGCGCCGATCACCGTAAAAAACTTTTTAAGTTATGTTGATGAAAAATATTTCAACGGAACTGTTTTTCACAGGGTCATAAAAGGATTTATGATACAAGGCGGCGGTTTCGAAGCCACAGACCCGATAAAGCAGAAACCGACAAAAGCGCCGATTAAAATTGAATCGGACAACGGTTTGAAAAACGATCGCGGCACTCTAGCTATGGCTCGCACCAACGATCCGAACAGCGCAACCAGCCAATTCTTTATCAATGTGGTTGATAACGCGTTCCTCAACTATTCATCAGGAAATCCCGGGTATGCGGTTTTCGGTAAAGTGATTGAAGGAATGGATGTTGTGGATAAAATCCGTACAGTGAAGACCG
It contains:
- the nrfB gene encoding phage adsorption protein NrfB translates to MGDWLVQIFRSSYDSLYMATFIVATFLFISGFDDIFVDLYYWFHHWLMKKKFNKFRYETPEKLYQLEEKTIAIFVPAWHEQDVIDKMLLNACRTIQYKNYDIFVGVYPNDPGTISRVELVSKQYPNVHAVVADKPGPTTKADNLNGIHAGMIKWENKTGVRYDIIVMHDSEDVIHPLSLKIHNALIPEYDMVQMPVFPLDTSHLNLVHWTYADEFAEYHTKDLFVRQHFSGFVPSAGVGTAFNRWIIEFVGTSFAKNIFRTSALTEDYDLALRLALGRANLLFTYKPFGIDCATRGYFPHSMSASIRQKSRWITGICLQSWQTIGWRGDAKFRFVLYRDRKAVIANIINFFAYIVILYLISYEAIRLGFAAYRQLPPIVTKGTILWDLVVIDSLLMIWRIMHRFVTVRRVYGIWAAILSIFRLPISNIINFSATGRALYQFTKAALRKKELKWEKTAHHFPTATEHSS
- a CDS encoding response regulator, with translation MKTNLRDLMVKNYSILYVDDEDQLRFLVQNQLSQEGFNVDTADDGDTALDMMKQKSYDVVLLDIRMPRLNGLEVLKEMKKRKTNARAIMLTGVDDLAVALEAVKSGAIDYLTKPYELDNLMRSIMRVIG
- a CDS encoding Rne/Rng family ribonuclease, translated to MSNVRKEIIINATANEIRIAITEDKRLAELFVETPEKERMVGDIYLGRVAKVMPGIRAAFIDLGLKQDAFLHFSDIGSSFSEYSSLVGDEDSDVDVDEDGDDTENPLSENGSTPTTELKNQPQSQQRQRPQRNDNYQKSLPDIKRGQDILVQVTKEPVGRKGVRVTSEVSIPGRFLVLLPFDGKIGVSKRMQSFKEKRRLRRIVRNFLPEGFGAIIRTVAMDQDEAALKADMDNLLSTWREIEKSVKSEEPPSLLYKDMATTSSVIRDLFSESVDRIVIDSKKLYKEIRAYVKTVSPDWIDKIELYKDKEPIFDVYGIEKEIATVLSRKVWLKSGGYIIIEQTEAMVVVDVNSGRYAAKREQELNSLRTNLESAREICRQLRLRDLGGIIVIDFIDLDDEKNRKKVYDELRKEFKRDRAKVTVLPMTEIGLVQITRQRIRQNILHSFSEPCPVCGGGGLIESKSSIVNHIERWVRRFKSESREYRLRLAVHPTVAQYLREGTISRITKMKFKYFVSIKLTEDTSTQASEFHFFSLKQNKDITEQFIS
- the fsa gene encoding fructose-6-phosphate aldolase, with the protein product MKIFIDTANINEIKEAASMGLLDGVTTNPSLVAKEGKKFEILIKEICSIVDGDISAEVISTDYDGMLREGRELAKLDDKIVVKIPLIKEGLKAVKSLKAEGIRTNVTLCFSPNQALLAAKAGAYILSPFVGRLDDISTNGMELISQILTIYRNYGFDTQVLVASIRHPLHVVESALMGADIATIPFNVFTQLIKHPLTDIGLEKFLSDWKKVPR
- the gcvT gene encoding glycine cleavage system aminomethyltransferase GcvT, whose product is MKPTAFNSIHKKLGAKLVEFAGFEMPVQYTGIIDEHRAVRTSVGIFDVSHMGEFKISGPDALALVQKVTTNDASKLTDGKVQYSAMCYQDGGIVDDLLVYRMKDHFMFVVNAANLQKDFNWIKSNIDSFNVQLEDQSDGISLLAIQGPKSLATLQKLTGTNLAAMPYYSFVYGELAGIDMIISRTGYTGELGFELYFDSSIAVSERIWNSIMEAGKEFGIKPIGLGARDTLRLEMGFCLYGNDIDQTTNPLEAGLGWITKLDKNNFNSRDVLLEVKKNGTNRKLVGFVIEDDRAFPRHGYEILSNGKKIGTVTSGTVSPILSNAIGMGYVSMEFSQPGSVLNIMIRNKEVNAKVVKIPFIQR
- a CDS encoding 2-phosphosulfolactate phosphatase, whose amino-acid sequence is MKTNLINKKISITVHLTPGNIDEMELKDKNLIVIDVLRASTTIATALKNGAKEIMPVGTIENAVKISGSLFGGVTLRAGERNSKIIEGFNLGNSPKEFTEDVVKGKSIIFFTTNGTTAIGKGKHAKNLVVASFVNLSKVVQYFLRLQEDIVILCAANENVFCVEDAVCAGRIINKMADSAGIELVLDDAGVACAMLDKSFGKSLLKMLKSTEHGKYLTEIGFADDLKICASLDSVEVIPMLVGNVIKLPKDIS